The genomic segment TGTTCTCGGTAGGCCGGTCTCCGCAGCGTCAACACGACCCCGCCGATCAGCAACACCACAGCAAAAAGCAACATGATGCTCGTGCGCGGGAGGCGGCTTTTGGGGGTGGTTTCGGTCATGGGGCACGCTCAATTGTGTTCGTGGTTCGGCGTTAATCTGCTGATTGTATCCAATCGATAATGCAATTGGGGTGAGTTTCCTTGAGTCTTTCAATCCCGGCCTTTGTAACCTGGGTGTACTCCAGTGATAGACTCTTAACGTTGGGCAGTTCCCGAAGATGCTCAAGTCCCGCATCACTCACACGGGTATAATCGAGGTCCAGGTTTGTAAGTTCTGTCCGACCTTTGAGACCTTCCAGCCCCGCGTCAGTGACTTGAGTATTGTTGAAGGAGAGGCAATGTAGTTGGACTAGCCCTCGGAGTCGTTCAATTCCCGCATCAGTGACTTGGGTATTGTCGAGGTACAAATTGTTAAGCTTGGTGAGTCTGCGGAGATGGACCAGCCCGGCATCGCTAACTCGGGTCCCGTCGAGTGACACCCAGTAAAGGTTAGTCAGTCCTCGGAGGTGTTCCAGCCCTGCATCACTGACTCGGAGATCGTTGAGAGAAAGATTAAAAAGACTGGTCAATGCTTGAAGATGTTCAAGCCCTGCATCATCAACTTGTGTGTTACCGAGCCAAAGAGTTCTAAGATTCTTCAGTCCTTGGAGATTCCTGAGCCCAGCATTACTGACTTGAGTATCAGATAAATCAACGTAATCGACTCTCTCGAACACCCACAAATACTCGGTGTCCACCACATCTGGAATCCAAGCAGGACGGATGATCTCTGATTGAATTTCTCCTCCAAGATTTTCAATCTCAGCAATCACCGTTTGTTCACGATGATACGGCAACCACACCATCAATGCTCCACCACCGATCAGCAACACCACAGCAAAAAACAACATGATGCTCGTGCGCGGCAGACGGCTTTTGGGGGTGGTTTCGGTCATGGGGTTGATGGCCTCCAGTGAATCTGGCATTCGGGAAGAGCAGCCTGTAGTCTCTTGAAACCTGTTTCCGTGACATGTGTGTGATGAAGCCATAAAACGTGCAGGTTTTTCAATCCTCGAAGGTGTTCCATACCAACGTCACCGACCGGTGTGTTGTGCAACGATAATTGCGAACAGTCTGTCAACCCTCCGACGTACCCTAAGCCTACATCGCCCACTTGCGTGTTATCGAGCCACAGGATTTTAAGATTCGTTAGCCCTTGGAGATTCCCGAGATCTGCGTCAGTGATGTGAGTCTCGGTTAAGTCAATGTGGTAGACCCTTTCGAACAGTGGCATTATTTCACTAGCCACCACGTCTGGAATCCAGAGTGGAGGTGTAAACTCCGACTCCGTTCGTCCACCAAGTCGTGCAATCTCAGCAATGGCTGTCTGATTGCGGTGATACGGCACCCACACCATCATCATGCCACATCCGACAAGTAAAACGATGGCGATGACCACCAACGTGCTTGTGCGCGGCAGGCGGCTTTTGTTGGTGGTTTTCGTCATAGTGAACGCTCAATTGTGACAGTGGCTACCCCCGGCAGATTACCGTCGGGGGATGGCGAGTAGGTCGTGGTAGCGGCGGTAGGCCTCGTCCCAGGCGTCGACGTTGTCGGGTTGGTAATGCTTCAACTCGACCGAGCGGGCGACGACTTTGCGGATGTCGGACAGACTGCCGACGGCTCCGTCGGTGCGGGCTTGGATGAGGACGTTGCCCAAGGCGGTTGCTTCGACCGGTCCGGCGACGACGGGGCGGCGACAGGCGTTGGCGGCGAATTGGCAGAGCAAGGCGTTTTGCGTGCCGCCGCCGACGATGTGGATCACTTCGGTCGTCACGCCGGTCAGTTCTTCCAGCCAGCCGAGCACCATGCGGTATTTGAGTGCGAGACTTTCCAGAGCGCAGCGGACGATTTGCCCTTCGGTTTCCGGTTCGGGCTGTCCGGTGCCGCTGCAATAGGCGGCAATGGCGGTCGGCATGTCGTCGGGCGCGAGAAAAGCGCTGTCGTCGGGATCGAGCAGTGAGCGAAATGGCTGCGCGTCGCGGGCGAGGTTTTGCAATTGCTCGTAATCCAACGACTTGCCTTGTTGGGCGAATGACCGGCGAGATTCCTGCACCAGCCATAATCCGGCGATGTTTTTCAGCAGCCGGTAGGTGCCATCGATGCCCCCTTCGTTGGTGACATTCAATTCCAGCGCGCGGTGCGAAACGATTGCTTCGGGAACTTCGACACCCATCAATGACCACGTGCCGGAGCTGATGTAGGCCCAATTCGGTTGCCCAGTGTGTTGGGTGGGGATGGCGGCGATGGCGGCGCCGGTGTCGTGTGTTGCCGGAGCGACGACGTTGATCCGCCCCAAGCCGGTCTTATGCGCGACTTCACCGCGGAGCGTCCCCAACTTCGTCCCAGTGGGGACGATTTCGGGAAAGATATTGGTTGGGATTTCAAATTTGCGCAACAATTCGTCGGCCCAGGTGCCGGTGTTGGGGTCGAGGCATTGGGTCGTGGTGGCGTTGGTGAACTCGATGACCTGACTGCCGGAGAGCAACCAGTGAAAAAAGTCGGGCATCAATAACAGTCGCTCGGCAGCATCGAGAATTCGCGGCTGCGCATGCCGCATGGCGACCAATTGGAACAACGTGTTGAACGGCAGAAATTGCAGGCCAGTTTGTTCAAAGATTTTGTGCCGGGGAACGTGGGACAAGGCCACGTCCATGATGTTGTCGGTACGGGCGTCGCGGTAATGGTAAGGAAGTCCCAGCAGTTCATCCCCCTGCCCCAGCAGCACATAGTCGACGCCCCAGGTATCGACGCCGACCGAGACGATGTCTTTTCCGAATTTTTCCGCGGCGATGGTGAGTCCGTGTTGGATTTCATTCCAAAGCGCCAGTACGTCCCACCGCAATGTTCCGGCGACGTTGACAGCTCCGTTGGGAAAGCGGTGCAGTTCTTCCAGGGTGACTTGGCCATTTTCGACATGACCGGCAATCACGCGGCCACTTGCCGCTCCCAGGTCGACGGCAAGGTAACAAGGGGTGGACATGGTGTAATCTTTCCGTTGTGAATTTTGAGGCGAGCGGCGGCAAGGAATTGTGAATTTCTGACGCAGGTTTCATGAATTTGGAACGTTGATCATATCGCAGCCCGCAAAAGGCTGTCTAGCGCGTAGCGCGGTTTGTGTGTTGGGCGAATCGAATTCTTGGGGTGGATGGATTATGATGCCGGGGCTGTGAGGGGAGATAGGGACGTTGGTTTAGCGTGCGGCCCTCACCCCGGCCCTCTCCCAGGGGGAGAGGGGGAAAGATAAAAAGGAACGGCCTGGATCTTGCTGAACGGGCGTTGCAATAACTTGGTTGGAGAACATTATGAAGTTTTACGGAAAAGCGGCGCTCGTGACAGGGGCGTCTTTGGGGATTGGGCGGGCGGCAGCGATTGAGTTGGCGCAGCACGGCGCCAATGTGGCCGTGAATTACCGCAGCAGCGAAGCCGAAGCGCAAGAGGTTGCCGACGAAATTGAAAGCCTGGGTCGCAAGGCATTGCTACTGAAAGCTGACGTCGCCGATCAAGCGGCAGTGGAAGGGATGGTTGCGAAAACGGTGGAGGCGTTCGGCAGTTTGGATCTGTTCGTCTCCAATGCCGCCTACAGCGACCGGCAGTCAATGATCGATGCCGACATGGCAGGATTTCACCGTACAATCGACGTGACGATGTGGGGCGCCGTTTATGGAGTGCGCGCGTCGGCCTTGCAGATGATTAAACAGGGAGGCGGCGGTTCGATTGTGGTCGTCAGTTCGCCGCATGCGGCTTTGGCGATTCCCGATTCCATGGCCTACAACATGGCCAAGGCGGCCATCGACCACATGATGCGGACAGCCGCGATCGAATTGGTCGACCATCGAATTCGCGTAAACGCCATCTATCCCGGCTGGATCGATACTCCCGGCGAACGGAAATTCTTTTCCGAAGAACAACTCGAAGCGGGTGGCAAAGCCCTGCCGTGGGGTCGTTTGGGGCGTCCCGAAGAAATCGCCAAGGGAATCGCGTTTATGCTGAGCGATGATGCGGAATACATGACCGGCAGTATCATGTCGATGGAAGGGGGCGTGATGTTGCCGTGGTGGTCGAATCGCGCAGATGGGGAAATGTAGTGGTTCGATTGTGATGGGCGGCGTTGGTATGCGGCGCGACCCCCCGGCAAAGCCGGGGGGTCGCGCGTGAACGGGGTGCCCTAAATTCCCGGCACGGGGAAATCACTGGCGAACGATTGGATTTCGCCGCGGACTTTGGCGATCACCGCTTCGTCTTCGGGTGCTTTGAGGACTTCCAGAATCCAGCTGCCGACTTTTTTCATGTCGTCTTCCTGCATCCCCCGAGTGGTGAGGGCAGCGGTGCCGATGCGGATGCCGCTGGGATCGAGCGGTTTGCGTTTGTCGAAGGGGATCATATTTTTATTCACGGTGATCCCCGCGCGATCCAGCGATTTTTCGGCGATTTTTCCGGTGAGTCCAATGGCGGTCACGTCGGCCATCATCAGATGGTTGTCGGTCCCCCCCGACGCCAACGAGATGCCGCCGGCCAGCAAGACTTCGGCCAGCACTTTGGCGTTGGCAACGATTTGTTGCGCATAGGTCTTAAATTCCGGCTGCGCGGCTTCGTGGAAACAGACCGCTTTGCCGGCGATGATATGCACCAACGGCCCGCCTTGAATGCCGGGAAAAATCGTGCGGTCGATGTCTTTGGCGTTCGCTTCTTTGGTGAGAATAAATCCCGAACGCGGACCGCGGAGCGTTTTG from the Symmachiella macrocystis genome contains:
- a CDS encoding leucine-rich repeat domain-containing protein — encoded protein: MTETTPKSRLPRTSIMLFFAVVLLIGGGALMVWLPYHREQTVIAEIENLGGEIQSEIIRPAWIPDVVDTEYLWVFERVDYVDLSDTQVSNAGLRNLQGLKNLRTLWLGNTQVDDAGLEHLQALTSLFNLSLNDLRVSDAGLEHLRGLTNLYWVSLDGTRVSDAGLVHLRRLTKLNNLYLDNTQVTDAGIERLRGLVQLHCLSFNNTQVTDAGLEGLKGRTELTNLDLDYTRVSDAGLEHLRELPNVKSLSLEYTQVTKAGIERLKETHPNCIIDWIQSAD
- a CDS encoding rhamnulokinase; its protein translation is MSTPCYLAVDLGAASGRVIAGHVENGQVTLEELHRFPNGAVNVAGTLRWDVLALWNEIQHGLTIAAEKFGKDIVSVGVDTWGVDYVLLGQGDELLGLPYHYRDARTDNIMDVALSHVPRHKIFEQTGLQFLPFNTLFQLVAMRHAQPRILDAAERLLLMPDFFHWLLSGSQVIEFTNATTTQCLDPNTGTWADELLRKFEIPTNIFPEIVPTGTKLGTLRGEVAHKTGLGRINVVAPATHDTGAAIAAIPTQHTGQPNWAYISSGTWSLMGVEVPEAIVSHRALELNVTNEGGIDGTYRLLKNIAGLWLVQESRRSFAQQGKSLDYEQLQNLARDAQPFRSLLDPDDSAFLAPDDMPTAIAAYCSGTGQPEPETEGQIVRCALESLALKYRMVLGWLEELTGVTTEVIHIVGGGTQNALLCQFAANACRRPVVAGPVEATALGNVLIQARTDGAVGSLSDIRKVVARSVELKHYQPDNVDAWDEAYRRYHDLLAIPRR
- a CDS encoding SDR family NAD(P)-dependent oxidoreductase yields the protein MKFYGKAALVTGASLGIGRAAAIELAQHGANVAVNYRSSEAEAQEVADEIESLGRKALLLKADVADQAAVEGMVAKTVEAFGSLDLFVSNAAYSDRQSMIDADMAGFHRTIDVTMWGAVYGVRASALQMIKQGGGGSIVVVSSPHAALAIPDSMAYNMAKAAIDHMMRTAAIELVDHRIRVNAIYPGWIDTPGERKFFSEEQLEAGGKALPWGRLGRPEEIAKGIAFMLSDDAEYMTGSIMSMEGGVMLPWWSNRADGEM